The proteins below are encoded in one region of Micromonospora sp. DSM 45708:
- a CDS encoding Lhr family helicase translates to MADEVTPADGVLAEFGAATREWFTAAFAAPTPAQEGAWHAIAAGHHALVVAPTGSGKTLAAFLWSLDRLGKEPPPADPRRRCRVLYVSPLKALAVDVERNLRTPLIGIRQAATRLALAPPDITVGMRTGDTPADERRAFARTPPDVLITTPESLFLLLTSAARDSLRGIDTVIVDEVHAVAGTKRGAHLALSLERLDALLDRPAQRIGLSATVRPIDVCARFLGGARPVDVVQPPADKTIEVSVQVPVEDMTRLDEQEPPADELGGLGPRRPSIWPAVEERVLALIRAHRSTIVFTNSRRGAERLCARLNELAAEETEAASAPAGSRVARGGEPVRVSDLLPGADGPPAGDGGPADAPGPTARSGSDAFGGPVGPVRAPRQPAEVMAQSGAATGAPPVIARAHHGSVSREERKHIEEALKSGQLPAVVATSSLELGIDMGAVDLVVQIEAPPSVAAGLQRVGRAGHQVGAVSRGVVFPKHRGDLLSCTVVAERMGVGAIEELHYPRNPLDVLAQQIVAMVALEPWPLGDLAVLVRRAAPFAELPDSALHAVLDMLSGRYPSTAFAELRPRLVWDRATDVLTGRPGAQRLAVTSGGTIPDRGLFGVFLAGAERAARVGELDEEMVYESRVGDVFLLGSSSWRIEEITPDRVLVSPAPGQAARMPFWKGDQLGRPVELGRAIGARVRALLRQSDADAVAALRAGGLDDWAAGNLMNYLREQKAATRSLPDDRTVVVERFRDELGDWRLAVHSVLGARVNGPWALAIGRRLAERYGVDAQVMPSDDGIVVRLPDTAEEPPGADVVVFEPDEIAQLVEESVGTSALFAARFRECAARSLLLPRRDPRRRQPLWAQRQRAAQLLDVAREYADFPVTLEAARECLQDVFDQPALGGLMRDLAARRVRLVEVESERPSPFARSLLFGYVGAFLYEGDAPLAERRAAALALDSGLLGELLGRVDLRELLDPAVLAETERQLRWRTEQRRPRDAEDVVELLRVVGDLSPAELAERGVPEAWPVELAAARRVLRVRIAGEDRWVIVEDAARLRDALGVALPVGVAEAHLTPVADPLGDLVARYARTHGPFAAATCAARFGLGVFVVEQALRRLAANGRVVSGEFAPDSVGTQWCDAEVLRLLRRRSLAALRREIEPVPPRALAAFLPRWQQVGSSARGIEAVGAAVEQLQGTTVPASALERLVLPARVADYSPAQLDELCASGELVWAGAGAISGGDGWVTLAYADVAPLLLPPPDEALTLTPLHGSVLDALGDGQALFFRSLSDRVGAIDDAALSAAVWDLVWAGHLTNDTLAPLRAALGAGGAHRSRPTAPRTRYRRPGRVALPSRGGPPTMAGRWSRLPERDLDPTRRAAALADLLLERHGVVTRGAVVAEQVTGGFAGVYPVLSALEERGAARRGYFVEGLGAAQFAVPGAVDRIRALADDSRERGGPTVVLAATDPANPYGAALPWPERVVDSGDGAAPATGHRAGRKAGALVVLVGGELVLYVERGGRTILSFADDTDTLGTAGKALADVVHSGALGAISVERADGEAVHSSPLRDALTAAGFRATPRGLRLRG, encoded by the coding sequence GTGGCGGACGAGGTGACCCCGGCGGACGGGGTGCTGGCGGAGTTCGGCGCGGCGACCCGGGAGTGGTTCACCGCGGCGTTCGCCGCGCCCACGCCGGCCCAGGAGGGCGCCTGGCACGCGATCGCCGCCGGTCACCACGCGCTCGTGGTCGCCCCGACCGGCTCCGGCAAGACGCTCGCGGCGTTCCTCTGGTCGCTCGACCGGCTGGGCAAGGAGCCACCGCCGGCCGACCCGCGGCGACGGTGCCGGGTGCTCTACGTCAGCCCGCTCAAGGCGCTCGCCGTCGACGTGGAGCGCAACCTGCGGACCCCGCTCATCGGCATCCGTCAGGCCGCCACCCGGCTCGCGCTCGCCCCGCCCGACATCACCGTCGGCATGCGCACCGGCGACACCCCGGCCGACGAGCGGCGGGCTTTCGCCCGCACCCCGCCGGACGTCCTCATCACCACGCCCGAGTCGCTGTTCCTGCTGCTCACCTCCGCCGCCCGCGACTCGCTGCGGGGGATCGACACGGTGATCGTCGACGAGGTGCACGCGGTGGCCGGCACGAAGCGCGGCGCCCACCTGGCCCTCTCCCTGGAACGCCTCGACGCGCTGCTCGACCGGCCCGCCCAACGGATCGGGCTCTCCGCCACGGTGCGCCCGATCGACGTCTGCGCCCGCTTCCTCGGCGGCGCCCGCCCGGTCGACGTGGTGCAACCGCCGGCCGACAAGACCATCGAGGTCAGCGTCCAGGTCCCGGTGGAGGACATGACCCGCCTCGACGAGCAGGAGCCCCCGGCGGACGAGCTGGGCGGGCTCGGCCCGCGCCGGCCCTCGATCTGGCCGGCCGTCGAGGAGCGGGTGCTCGCGTTGATCCGCGCGCACCGGTCCACCATCGTCTTCACCAACTCCCGGCGCGGCGCCGAACGCCTCTGCGCCCGGCTCAACGAGCTGGCCGCCGAGGAGACGGAGGCGGCGTCCGCCCCGGCGGGCAGCCGCGTGGCCCGGGGCGGGGAGCCGGTGCGCGTATCCGATCTCCTGCCCGGCGCGGACGGCCCGCCGGCCGGCGACGGCGGCCCCGCCGACGCACCGGGCCCGACGGCCCGGTCCGGGTCGGACGCGTTCGGCGGGCCGGTCGGGCCGGTGCGCGCGCCCCGGCAGCCGGCCGAGGTGATGGCCCAGTCCGGGGCCGCGACCGGCGCGCCGCCGGTGATCGCCCGGGCGCACCACGGCAGCGTCTCCCGGGAGGAGCGCAAGCACATCGAGGAGGCGCTCAAGTCCGGTCAGCTCCCCGCCGTGGTCGCCACCTCCAGCCTGGAGCTGGGCATCGACATGGGCGCGGTCGACCTGGTGGTGCAGATCGAGGCGCCGCCCAGCGTCGCGGCCGGGCTGCAACGGGTGGGCCGGGCCGGGCACCAGGTCGGCGCCGTCTCCCGTGGCGTGGTCTTCCCCAAGCACCGCGGCGACCTGCTCTCCTGCACGGTGGTCGCCGAGCGGATGGGAGTGGGTGCGATCGAGGAGCTGCACTACCCGCGCAACCCGCTCGACGTGCTGGCCCAGCAGATCGTCGCGATGGTGGCGCTGGAGCCGTGGCCGCTCGGCGACCTGGCGGTGCTGGTCCGCCGCGCGGCGCCCTTCGCCGAGCTGCCCGACTCGGCGCTGCACGCGGTGCTCGACATGCTCTCCGGCCGCTACCCGTCCACCGCCTTCGCCGAGCTGCGCCCCCGGCTGGTCTGGGACCGGGCCACCGACGTGCTGACCGGCCGGCCCGGCGCCCAGCGACTCGCCGTGACCAGCGGCGGCACCATTCCCGACCGGGGGCTGTTCGGCGTCTTCCTGGCCGGGGCCGAGCGGGCCGCGCGGGTCGGCGAGCTGGACGAGGAGATGGTCTACGAGTCCCGCGTCGGCGACGTGTTCCTGCTCGGCTCGTCCTCCTGGCGCATCGAGGAGATCACCCCCGACCGGGTGCTGGTCTCCCCCGCGCCGGGTCAGGCCGCCCGGATGCCGTTCTGGAAGGGCGACCAGCTCGGCCGGCCGGTCGAGCTGGGCCGCGCGATCGGCGCCCGGGTCCGCGCGCTGCTGCGGCAGTCCGACGCCGACGCGGTGGCGGCGCTGCGCGCCGGCGGGCTGGACGACTGGGCCGCCGGCAACCTGATGAACTACCTGCGCGAGCAGAAGGCGGCCACCCGGTCGCTGCCCGACGACCGGACGGTGGTGGTCGAGCGGTTCCGCGACGAGCTGGGCGACTGGCGGCTCGCCGTGCACTCGGTGCTCGGGGCCCGCGTCAACGGCCCGTGGGCGCTCGCCATCGGCCGCCGGCTGGCCGAACGCTACGGCGTGGACGCCCAGGTCATGCCCTCCGACGACGGCATCGTGGTGCGGCTGCCGGACACCGCCGAGGAGCCGCCCGGCGCCGACGTGGTGGTCTTCGAGCCGGACGAGATCGCCCAGCTCGTCGAGGAGTCGGTCGGCACGTCGGCGCTGTTCGCCGCCCGGTTCCGCGAGTGCGCGGCCCGGTCGTTGCTGCTGCCCCGCCGCGACCCGCGCCGCCGGCAGCCGCTCTGGGCGCAACGTCAGCGCGCCGCCCAACTGCTCGACGTGGCCCGCGAGTACGCCGACTTCCCGGTCACCCTGGAGGCCGCCCGGGAATGCCTCCAGGACGTCTTCGACCAGCCGGCCCTGGGCGGGCTGATGCGCGACCTGGCCGCCCGCAGGGTGCGCCTGGTCGAGGTGGAGTCCGAACGCCCGTCCCCGTTCGCCCGGTCGCTGCTGTTCGGCTACGTCGGCGCGTTCCTCTACGAGGGCGACGCGCCGCTGGCCGAGCGGCGGGCCGCCGCGCTCGCGCTCGACTCCGGGCTGCTCGGCGAGCTGCTCGGCCGGGTCGACCTGCGGGAGCTGCTCGACCCGGCGGTGCTCGCCGAGACCGAGCGGCAGTTGCGCTGGCGCACCGAGCAGCGGCGGCCCCGCGACGCCGAGGACGTGGTCGAGCTGCTCCGGGTGGTCGGCGACCTGAGCCCGGCCGAGCTGGCCGAGCGCGGGGTGCCGGAGGCGTGGCCGGTGGAGCTGGCGGCGGCCCGCCGGGTGCTGCGGGTCCGGATCGCCGGCGAGGACCGCTGGGTGATCGTCGAGGACGCGGCCCGGCTGCGCGACGCGCTCGGGGTGGCGCTGCCGGTGGGGGTCGCCGAGGCCCACCTCACGCCGGTGGCCGACCCGCTCGGTGACCTGGTCGCCCGCTACGCGCGCACCCACGGCCCGTTCGCGGCGGCCACCTGCGCCGCCCGGTTCGGGCTCGGGGTGTTCGTGGTCGAGCAGGCGCTGCGCCGGCTCGCGGCGAACGGTCGGGTGGTCTCCGGCGAGTTCGCGCCGGACAGCGTGGGCACGCAGTGGTGCGACGCGGAGGTGCTGCGCCTGCTGCGCCGCCGCTCCCTGGCGGCGCTGCGCCGGGAGATCGAGCCGGTGCCGCCCCGGGCGCTGGCCGCGTTCCTGCCCCGCTGGCAGCAGGTCGGCTCGTCGGCCCGGGGCATCGAGGCGGTCGGCGCGGCCGTCGAGCAGTTGCAGGGCACGACCGTGCCGGCGTCCGCGTTGGAGCGTCTGGTGCTGCCGGCCCGGGTCGCGGACTACTCGCCGGCCCAGCTCGACGAGCTGTGCGCCAGCGGCGAGCTGGTCTGGGCCGGCGCCGGGGCGATCTCCGGCGGCGACGGGTGGGTGACGCTGGCGTACGCCGACGTCGCGCCGCTGCTGCTGCCCCCGCCGGACGAGGCACTGACGCTCACCCCGCTGCACGGGTCCGTGCTCGACGCGCTCGGCGACGGGCAGGCGCTGTTCTTCCGTTCGCTCTCCGACCGGGTCGGTGCCATCGACGACGCCGCGCTGTCGGCCGCCGTGTGGGACCTGGTCTGGGCCGGTCACCTCACCAACGACACGCTCGCCCCGCTGCGTGCCGCGCTGGGCGCGGGCGGGGCGCACCGGTCCCGGCCGACGGCGCCGCGCACCCGTTACCGTCGCCCGGGTCGGGTGGCGCTGCCCAGCCGGGGCGGCCCGCCCACCATGGCCGGTCGCTGGTCCCGGCTGCCGGAACGCGACCTGGACCCGACCCGTCGGGCCGCCGCCCTCGCCGACCTGCTGCTGGAACGACACGGCGTGGTGACCCGGGGCGCGGTGGTGGCGGAGCAGGTGACCGGCGGGTTCGCGGGGGTCTACCCGGTGCTGTCCGCGCTGGAGGAGCGCGGGGCGGCCCGGCGCGGCTACTTCGTCGAGGGCCTGGGCGCCGCCCAGTTCGCGGTGCCCGGCGCGGTCGACCGGATCCGCGCGTTGGCCGACGACAGCCGGGAGCGGGGCGGCCCGACCGTAGTGCTGGCCGCCACCGATCCGGCGAATCCGTACGGCGCGGCGCTGCCCTGGCCGGAGCGGGTCGTCGACTCGGGTGACGGGGCGGCACCCGCCACCGGTCACCGGGCCGGGCGCAAGGCGGGCGCGCTCGTGGTGCTGGTCGGCGGTGAGCTGGTGCTCTACGTCGAGCGGGGCGGGCGGACGATCCTGTCGTTCGCCGACGACACCGACACGTTGGGCACGGCCGGCAAGGCGCTCGCGGACGTGGTGCACTCCGGCGCGCTCGGCGCGATCTCGGTGGAGCGCGCCGACGGCGAGGCGGTGCACTCCTCCCCGCTGCGCGACGCGCTCACCGCGGCCGGGTTCCGGGCCACCCCGCGCGGCCTGCGCCTGCGCGGCTGA
- a CDS encoding SAM hydrolase/SAM-dependent halogenase family protein — protein sequence MASHPDCPPVARRPCVSLTTDYGLADGFVAACHGVLARLAPTARVIDVTHLVPPGDVRRGAAVLAQTVPYLPVGVHVGVVDPGVGTERRGIALATPGGLLVGPDNGLLLPAAEALGGVTAAVELTNPAWLAPTVSRTFHGRDVFVPVAARLALGAPPAGAGPAVDPGTLVRLLEPVVRVEAAGFDAEVLTVDHFGNVQLAAAGPLLDGLPSRVLVNGRAAVHGRTFGDAEPGGLVVHVDSAGLVAVAVHTGRAADVLTLSPGDLVTVTAP from the coding sequence ATGGCGAGTCATCCGGACTGCCCACCGGTGGCGCGCCGGCCGTGCGTCTCGCTGACCACGGACTACGGGCTGGCGGACGGTTTCGTCGCGGCCTGCCACGGGGTGCTCGCGCGGCTCGCGCCGACCGCCCGGGTGATCGACGTGACGCACCTGGTGCCGCCGGGCGACGTCCGCCGGGGCGCTGCGGTGCTGGCGCAGACGGTGCCGTACCTGCCGGTCGGGGTGCACGTCGGGGTGGTCGATCCGGGGGTCGGCACCGAACGTCGCGGCATCGCGCTGGCCACGCCCGGCGGGTTGTTGGTCGGGCCGGACAACGGCCTGCTCCTGCCCGCGGCGGAGGCGCTCGGCGGGGTGACCGCCGCCGTGGAGCTGACCAACCCGGCGTGGCTGGCACCAACCGTGTCCCGCACCTTCCACGGGCGGGACGTGTTCGTGCCGGTGGCCGCCCGGCTGGCGCTCGGCGCGCCGCCGGCCGGGGCCGGGCCGGCCGTCGACCCGGGTACCCTGGTCCGGCTGCTGGAGCCGGTCGTCCGGGTGGAGGCCGCCGGGTTCGACGCCGAGGTGCTCACCGTCGACCACTTCGGCAATGTCCAGCTCGCCGCGGCGGGCCCGCTGCTCGACGGCCTGCCGTCCCGGGTGCTGGTGAACGGGCGCGCGGCCGTGCACGGCCGCACGTTCGGCGACGCGGAGCCCGGCGGGCTGGTCGTCCACGTCGACTCGGCCGGCCTGGTGGCCGTGGCCGTGCACACCGGTCGCGCCGCCGACGTCCTCACCCTCTCCCCCGGCGACCTGGTCACCGTCACCGCTCCCTGA
- a CDS encoding DNA-formamidopyrimidine glycosylase family protein gives MPEGDTVWNTARVLHRALAGARLTGSDLRVPQLATTDLTGWTVRESASRGKHLLLRLAGPAGEDRTLHSHLRMDGAWRAYAPGERWSARPAHLIRVVLRSPGAVAVGYHLHELALIPTAEEESLVGHLGPDLLGPDWDPAEAVRRLAAHPEQSIGEALLDQRNLAGVGNLYKCEVLFLRGVSPWTPVRAVPDLAGTVALAQRLLAANRGRWTQSTTGVLRRGGTSYVYGRRAQPCRRCGTAIRKEELGDRVTYWCPVCQPERA, from the coding sequence GTGCCCGAAGGTGACACCGTCTGGAACACCGCCCGCGTCCTGCACCGCGCGTTGGCCGGGGCCCGTCTCACCGGGTCGGACCTCCGCGTGCCGCAGCTCGCCACCACCGACCTGACCGGCTGGACCGTCCGCGAGTCGGCCAGCCGCGGCAAGCACCTGCTGCTGCGCCTCGCCGGCCCGGCCGGCGAGGACCGGACGCTGCACTCGCACCTGCGGATGGACGGCGCGTGGCGGGCGTACGCCCCGGGCGAGCGGTGGTCGGCCCGGCCGGCGCACCTGATCCGGGTGGTGCTGCGCTCCCCCGGCGCGGTCGCGGTCGGCTACCACCTGCACGAGCTGGCGCTGATCCCGACCGCCGAGGAGGAGTCGCTGGTCGGCCACCTCGGCCCGGACCTGCTCGGCCCGGACTGGGACCCGGCCGAGGCGGTCCGCCGGCTGGCCGCGCACCCGGAGCAGAGCATCGGCGAGGCGCTGCTCGACCAGCGCAACCTGGCCGGCGTGGGCAACCTCTACAAGTGCGAGGTGCTGTTCCTGCGCGGGGTGTCGCCGTGGACGCCGGTGCGCGCGGTGCCCGACCTGGCCGGCACCGTCGCGCTCGCCCAGCGCCTGCTGGCGGCGAACCGGGGCCGCTGGACGCAGAGCACCACCGGGGTGCTGCGCCGGGGTGGGACCAGTTACGTCTACGGCCGCCGGGCCCAGCCGTGCCGGCGCTGCGGCACGGCGATCCGCAAGGAGGAACTGGGCGATCGGGTCACCTACTGGTGCCCGGTCTGCCAGCCGGAGCGGGCGTGA
- a CDS encoding fibronectin type III domain-containing protein: MVLFRRLRPGRPDRAATVAEETAPTVPTARAADEKPADPATPTGAAYASLDPGGVPRLFGPVPNTAGSPLPTLDPAGRPVPGTGLRKFVDPLPLPGRPPTAGLGARLPVAVPDTITWPGCDYYEIGLQEYAQRLHRDLPATRLRGYRQLNLGTDAAGHNTVSPPDRPWHLGPMIMARRGRPVRIKFINQLPTGRAGELFLPVDETVDGAGTGPLDGPAPYPQNRAVPHLAGARTAWISAGNPWQWVTPAGEITPYPVGVGVTPVPDMPAPGAGATTLYFPNDQSGRLMWLHDNTLGLSRLTVYSGQIALYLLTDPAEERLVDDGVLPADQLPLVIEDKTFVPDDAQLAAQDPTWDRDRWGAKGSLWHPHVYQPRQNPYRISGTNPTGRWDYGPWTHDPDGGASPWVAPVPNPHHDPVADPDEPPLVPGVPHPSAVPEAYGDTPLVNGVAYPYLEVEPRAYRFRILNACADRALNLQLYRAASDGPMWTPDGDAADPRAGEVPMVEAVRVPGRPAYWPVDGRDGGVPDPAAAGPELIQIGNEGGLLPAPVVLANRPVGYRYDRQDPTVLNVDGHTLLLAPGERADVVVDFSTVPPGRTLILYNDCPAPLPRFDPRYDHHTGATDRTGVGGLPPAHPGYGPNTRTLLQIRVVGSPAPRYDRRRLAARLPGAYAQSQSPPIVPQPAYDPAFGTRTAGPTLVPAHASSVTFVPAGGSGPVTLPLAVKSVGQVFEPRHGRAVGRLGVGHPLAGPLAPTVLPLGPADPVTEELFVTDPTVPVGAPADGTQLWRIVGDADRTHPVHVEGVDVQLVNRVGWDGALRPPEEGELGWKDTVRVNPREDVVVALRPVAPGLPFTIGDSVRLLDPSRPAGARLDTGPVSPVDGRPATVVNQVVNLGWEYRWHTRSAGLRDQGMSRPLVLRVTPRAPTGLTATPVPGSATALPAIALTWTGNGSRPPATSHRLQRATDSAFTTGRTEITVAATATRYTDATVTPGVTYHYRIRAENAASCSTWSNDAPAAVRLTAPSRLTAAVPPAAPLRVALRWANHSFATGVDVQRATNPTFTSGPGTTAITVGEAHLDPAVAPDTTYYYRVRTTYLGAASPWSTVATVTTPPRPAAPTGVSATAGAPAPDTTTVTLSWSAATPVGPGAGFVVERAADAGFTREPATFRVTGRGFTNTALPPGVTYYYRVRATNIVGVSPWTPPIQITTPT, encoded by the coding sequence ATGGTGCTGTTCCGCAGACTCCGGCCCGGCCGGCCGGACCGGGCCGCCACGGTCGCCGAGGAGACCGCGCCCACCGTCCCGACCGCCCGCGCCGCCGACGAGAAGCCCGCCGACCCGGCCACGCCGACCGGAGCCGCCTACGCCAGCCTGGACCCGGGCGGTGTGCCGCGCCTGTTCGGCCCGGTGCCGAACACCGCCGGCAGCCCGCTGCCCACACTCGACCCGGCCGGCCGGCCGGTGCCCGGAACCGGCCTGCGCAAGTTCGTCGACCCGCTGCCGCTGCCCGGCCGGCCGCCCACCGCCGGGCTCGGCGCCCGGCTGCCGGTCGCGGTGCCGGACACCATCACCTGGCCGGGCTGCGACTACTACGAGATCGGCCTCCAGGAGTACGCGCAGCGCCTGCACCGGGACCTGCCGGCCACCCGGCTGCGCGGCTACCGCCAGCTCAACCTGGGCACCGACGCGGCCGGCCACAACACGGTGAGCCCGCCCGACCGGCCCTGGCACCTCGGGCCGATGATCATGGCCCGGCGCGGCCGGCCGGTCCGGATCAAGTTCATCAACCAGCTCCCCACCGGCCGCGCCGGCGAGCTGTTCCTGCCGGTCGACGAGACGGTCGACGGGGCCGGGACCGGGCCGCTGGACGGACCCGCGCCGTACCCGCAGAACCGGGCCGTGCCGCACCTGGCCGGGGCGCGGACCGCCTGGATCAGCGCCGGCAACCCGTGGCAGTGGGTGACCCCGGCCGGCGAGATCACCCCGTATCCGGTCGGGGTGGGGGTGACGCCGGTGCCGGACATGCCGGCGCCCGGCGCGGGCGCCACCACGCTCTACTTCCCGAACGACCAGAGCGGCCGGCTGATGTGGCTGCACGACAACACGCTCGGCCTGTCCCGGCTCACCGTCTACTCCGGGCAGATCGCGCTCTACCTGCTCACCGACCCGGCCGAGGAACGCCTCGTCGACGACGGCGTGCTGCCCGCCGACCAGCTCCCGCTGGTGATCGAGGACAAGACGTTCGTGCCCGACGACGCCCAGCTCGCCGCGCAGGACCCGACCTGGGACCGGGACCGCTGGGGCGCCAAGGGCAGCCTCTGGCACCCGCACGTCTACCAGCCCCGGCAGAACCCGTACCGGATCAGCGGCACCAACCCGACCGGCCGCTGGGACTACGGGCCGTGGACCCACGACCCGGACGGCGGGGCGAGTCCCTGGGTCGCCCCGGTGCCGAACCCGCACCACGACCCGGTCGCCGACCCCGACGAGCCACCGCTGGTCCCGGGCGTGCCGCACCCCTCGGCGGTCCCCGAGGCGTACGGGGACACGCCGCTGGTAAACGGCGTCGCGTACCCGTACCTGGAGGTCGAGCCGCGGGCGTACCGGTTCCGGATCCTGAACGCCTGCGCGGACCGGGCGCTCAACCTCCAGCTCTACCGGGCCGCCTCGGACGGGCCGATGTGGACGCCGGACGGCGACGCGGCCGACCCGCGCGCCGGCGAGGTGCCGATGGTCGAGGCGGTACGCGTGCCGGGGCGGCCGGCGTACTGGCCGGTGGACGGGCGCGACGGCGGCGTGCCCGACCCGGCCGCGGCCGGGCCGGAGCTGATCCAGATCGGCAACGAGGGCGGCCTGCTCCCGGCGCCGGTGGTGCTGGCGAACCGGCCGGTCGGCTACCGCTACGACCGGCAGGACCCGACCGTGCTCAACGTGGACGGCCACACGCTGCTGCTCGCGCCCGGCGAACGCGCCGACGTGGTGGTGGACTTCTCCACCGTGCCGCCGGGCCGCACGCTGATCCTCTACAACGACTGCCCGGCCCCGCTGCCCCGCTTCGATCCGCGCTACGACCACCACACCGGCGCCACCGACCGCACCGGCGTGGGCGGCCTGCCACCGGCCCACCCCGGCTACGGCCCGAACACGCGCACGCTGCTCCAGATCCGGGTGGTCGGCAGCCCGGCGCCCCGCTACGACAGGCGGCGGCTCGCCGCCCGGCTGCCCGGCGCGTACGCGCAGAGCCAGTCGCCGCCGATCGTGCCGCAGCCGGCGTACGACCCGGCGTTCGGCACCCGTACCGCCGGCCCGACGCTGGTTCCGGCGCACGCCTCCTCGGTCACGTTCGTCCCGGCCGGCGGGTCCGGCCCGGTCACGCTGCCGCTGGCGGTGAAGTCGGTCGGGCAGGTGTTCGAGCCCCGGCACGGCCGGGCGGTGGGACGGCTCGGGGTCGGCCACCCGCTCGCCGGGCCGCTCGCCCCGACCGTGCTGCCGCTCGGCCCGGCCGACCCGGTCACCGAGGAGCTGTTCGTGACCGACCCGACCGTGCCGGTGGGCGCGCCGGCGGACGGCACCCAGCTCTGGCGGATCGTCGGCGACGCCGACCGGACCCATCCGGTGCACGTCGAGGGCGTCGACGTGCAGTTGGTCAACCGGGTCGGCTGGGACGGCGCGCTCCGCCCGCCGGAGGAGGGCGAGCTGGGCTGGAAGGACACCGTCCGGGTCAACCCGCGGGAGGACGTGGTGGTGGCGTTGCGCCCGGTCGCGCCCGGCCTGCCGTTCACGATCGGCGACAGCGTCCGGCTGCTCGATCCGAGCCGGCCGGCCGGCGCGCGGCTGGACACGGGCCCGGTCAGTCCGGTCGACGGCCGGCCCGCGACGGTGGTCAACCAGGTGGTCAACCTGGGTTGGGAGTACCGCTGGCACACGCGCTCGGCGGGCCTGCGTGACCAGGGCATGAGCCGGCCGTTGGTGCTGCGGGTGACGCCCCGGGCACCCACCGGCCTGACCGCCACGCCGGTGCCCGGCTCGGCCACCGCGCTGCCCGCCATCGCGCTCACCTGGACCGGCAACGGCAGCCGCCCGCCGGCCACCAGTCATCGGCTGCAACGCGCCACCGACAGCGCCTTCACCACCGGCCGCACCGAGATCACCGTGGCCGCCACCGCGACCCGGTACACGGACGCGACCGTCACCCCCGGCGTCACGTACCACTACCGGATCCGCGCCGAGAACGCGGCGAGCTGCTCCACCTGGTCGAACGACGCGCCGGCCGCGGTGCGGCTGACCGCGCCGTCCCGGCTGACCGCTGCGGTGCCGCCGGCCGCCCCGCTGCGGGTGGCGTTGCGCTGGGCGAACCACTCCTTCGCCACCGGGGTGGACGTGCAGCGGGCCACCAACCCGACATTCACCAGCGGGCCGGGCACCACGGCGATCACCGTGGGTGAGGCCCACCTGGACCCGGCCGTCGCCCCGGACACCACGTACTACTACCGGGTACGCACCACGTACCTCGGCGCGGCGTCACCCTGGTCGACGGTGGCGACGGTGACCACGCCGCCCCGGCCGGCCGCGCCCACCGGGGTCTCCGCCACCGCCGGCGCGCCGGCCCCGGACACCACCACGGTGACGCTGAGCTGGTCGGCGGCGACGCCGGTCGGGCCGGGCGCCGGCTTCGTCGTCGAACGCGCCGCCGACGCCGGCTTCACCCGGGAACCGGCGACGTTCCGCGTCACCGGCCGCGGCTTCACCAACACCGCCCTGCCGCCCGGCGTCACCTACTACTACCGGGTCCGCGCGACGAACATCGTCGGCGTCTCCCCCTGGACCCCCCCGATCCAGATCACCACCCCCACCTGA
- the pspM gene encoding phage shock envelope stress response protein PspM, which produces MADERTRHFRQLAKLRRSARRWSVLAGGLGGAAAVLTPYAGLGLPDAAWVGAAGSAVAVAAWRWIDHRALAAVPAPPALDPAEAAARSRARLVAAVERLPVGPGVLAEVRRVRSRLALRGTSAAEPWARLDRAALTLGGLAGRLTGLAEPAVREAAEADHSLRELAGRVAGVERALKLAPRGPLADVHATLVAQLEDGVAAYERLVVAAAGYVAEDARPDTHHPAAARLTEATDLLHGVASALAELRTPLRTP; this is translated from the coding sequence ATGGCGGACGAGCGGACGCGACACTTCCGGCAACTGGCCAAGCTGCGTCGTTCGGCGCGGCGGTGGAGCGTGCTGGCCGGTGGGCTCGGCGGCGCCGCCGCGGTGCTCACCCCGTACGCCGGCCTGGGCCTGCCGGACGCGGCCTGGGTCGGCGCCGCGGGCAGCGCGGTCGCGGTGGCCGCCTGGCGCTGGATCGACCACCGGGCGCTCGCGGCGGTGCCGGCCCCGCCGGCGCTCGACCCGGCCGAGGCCGCCGCCCGCTCCCGGGCCCGGCTGGTCGCCGCCGTCGAGCGGCTGCCCGTGGGTCCCGGCGTCCTCGCCGAGGTACGCCGGGTCCGGTCCCGGCTCGCGCTGCGCGGCACCTCCGCGGCCGAGCCGTGGGCCCGCCTGGACCGGGCCGCGCTCACCCTGGGCGGGCTGGCCGGCCGGCTGACCGGGCTGGCCGAGCCGGCGGTCCGGGAGGCCGCCGAGGCGGACCACTCCCTGCGTGAGCTGGCCGGGCGGGTGGCCGGCGTGGAACGCGCGCTGAAGCTCGCCCCGCGCGGGCCGCTCGCCGACGTGCACGCCACGCTCGTCGCCCAACTGGAGGACGGGGTGGCGGCCTACGAGCGGCTGGTGGTGGCCGCCGCCGGCTATGTCGCCGAGGACGCCCGCCCCGACACCCACCACCCGGCCGCCGCCCGCCTCACCGAGGCCACCGACCTCCTGCACGGCGTCGCCTCCGCCCTGGCCGAACTCCGCACCCCCCTCAGAACCCCCTAA